The proteins below are encoded in one region of Pontibacter deserti:
- a CDS encoding SDR family NAD(P)-dependent oxidoreductase, whose amino-acid sequence MKATKKNNIWWMAAGAGVLLAARSIYRRLTAYNFSGKVVLITGGSRGLGLVMARQLAKEGARLVLCARDETELENARIELAGKGADVLVMKCDVTVEEQVNNMIANVQNEFGPIDVLINNAGVIHAGPVTEMTVQDFDEAIKIYYWAPVYTTLAVLPTMKLRKEGRILNISSIGGRISVPHLVPYSASKFALVGLSEGLRAELDKYNITVTTATPGLIRTGSPRHAIIKGQHKKEYALFKIMDSSPLTSMSAEGTAARILDALRYGDAEVTTTFPAILGEFIHGISPALMTSIFSLVNKLLPGEGGIGKNRAMGYESESELSMSELTERTEQAAIRNNEL is encoded by the coding sequence ATGAAAGCAACTAAAAAGAATAATATCTGGTGGATGGCTGCCGGCGCGGGCGTACTGCTAGCAGCAAGATCAATTTACCGCAGGCTGACTGCTTATAATTTTAGCGGAAAGGTAGTACTGATAACAGGCGGCTCCAGGGGCCTTGGCCTGGTAATGGCACGTCAGTTGGCTAAAGAAGGAGCAAGGCTTGTACTTTGTGCCCGCGACGAAACAGAACTGGAAAATGCCAGAATAGAACTAGCCGGAAAGGGTGCCGATGTGTTGGTGATGAAATGCGATGTAACGGTTGAAGAGCAGGTAAACAACATGATCGCTAATGTTCAGAATGAGTTCGGTCCTATTGATGTGTTGATAAATAATGCCGGTGTAATACATGCTGGCCCGGTTACTGAAATGACAGTGCAGGACTTTGATGAAGCCATTAAAATATATTACTGGGCACCTGTTTACACCACGTTGGCAGTGCTTCCTACCATGAAACTAAGGAAAGAAGGCCGCATTCTAAATATATCATCCATTGGAGGCAGAATAAGTGTACCGCATCTGGTGCCTTATAGTGCCAGTAAATTTGCTTTAGTTGGATTGTCAGAAGGATTGCGTGCCGAATTGGACAAGTATAATATTACAGTTACCACGGCCACGCCAGGTTTAATTCGGACAGGAAGCCCAAGACATGCTATCATTAAAGGGCAACATAAAAAAGAATATGCGCTCTTTAAAATCATGGATTCAAGCCCGCTGACATCGATGAGTGCAGAAGGAACAGCTGCCAGAATTTTAGATGCCCTGCGTTATGGCGATGCAGAAGTAACTACTACGTTCCCGGCTATACTTGGAGAGTTTATACATGGAATATCGCCGGCCCTGATGACCTCTATATTTTCGCTTGTAAATAAATTATTACCGGGAGAAGGTGGTATAGGCAAAAACCGAGCAATGGGCTACGAAAGCGAGAGCGAATTATCAATGTCGGAGCTAACGGAGCGAACAGAACAAGCGGCTATCAGAAATAACGAACTATAA
- a CDS encoding NUDIX domain-containing protein, with product MEVKGRKKVYDGYFKMYELTVEQDGKTFSREQFDRGTAVAALVHDTEKDSYILTRQFRIGSESELVEVVAGMVDDGEDPEESIKREIVEEIGYHVDKLEHLYTFYSSPGGTTEKVLLYFAEVSKQHADGGGKEDEHEKIEIVELSESEFYQLKTPDAKTIIAQLWLQLRQKR from the coding sequence ATGGAAGTTAAAGGAAGAAAGAAAGTATACGACGGCTATTTTAAGATGTATGAACTGACTGTAGAACAGGATGGCAAGACCTTTTCGCGGGAGCAGTTTGACAGGGGAACTGCCGTAGCAGCCTTGGTACACGATACGGAAAAAGATAGCTACATACTTACCCGTCAGTTCAGGATTGGGTCAGAGTCGGAGTTAGTGGAAGTAGTGGCCGGAATGGTAGATGATGGCGAAGACCCGGAAGAAAGTATAAAACGTGAGATAGTAGAAGAGATTGGTTACCATGTAGATAAACTGGAACACCTTTATACTTTCTACTCATCGCCGGGAGGCACTACCGAGAAGGTACTTTTATATTTTGCTGAAGTCAGTAAGCAGCACGCAGATGGCGGCGGAAAGGAAGATGAGCATGAAAAGATTGAAATCGTAGAGCTATCAGAAAGTGAATTTTATCAACTTAAAACTCCGGATGCCAAAACCATTATTGCCCAGCTTTGGCTGCAGTTAAGGCAGAAACGATAA
- a CDS encoding outer membrane beta-barrel protein: MNRKSTIYAFILCCLLAFSDAAGQSKLLKRMQESKIPERGLVVMAGAGVSAVRSDICGTPGCNEFRPVVGIGALYKFDPIWSASLNLDYVKLGSTEKDPTRPLNVSFRTDVVEVTGSVLYNLLDAYSGSGGYRSSRKRFVVPYIKMGAGVIYYTATSYPGTGDLEDSQTTYDPERKYPALGIVVPFGGGLRFRFSDQLSIAPELLYHITSSDYLDNIGPRLIPGNDKDHYGVAIVRVMYTPTKKENIFSRKAQQGK; this comes from the coding sequence ATGAACAGGAAAAGTACGATATATGCTTTTATACTTTGCTGCTTGCTAGCGTTCTCGGATGCTGCAGGGCAATCTAAGCTGCTAAAACGCATGCAGGAAAGTAAAATACCTGAACGAGGGTTGGTTGTAATGGCTGGCGCCGGTGTGTCTGCTGTTCGGAGCGACATTTGTGGTACACCGGGATGTAACGAGTTCAGGCCTGTTGTTGGGATAGGGGCACTCTATAAATTTGATCCTATCTGGTCTGCAAGTCTGAACCTGGACTATGTAAAGCTTGGGTCCACCGAAAAAGATCCTACACGTCCGCTAAATGTATCCTTCAGAACAGATGTAGTAGAAGTAACCGGATCCGTACTTTATAATCTTCTGGACGCCTACAGCGGTTCTGGTGGGTATCGTTCTTCGCGTAAACGTTTTGTAGTGCCTTATATAAAAATGGGTGCCGGTGTTATATATTATACTGCCACATCTTACCCAGGTACCGGAGACCTCGAAGACTCCCAAACGACCTACGATCCGGAGCGAAAATACCCTGCTTTAGGTATAGTTGTTCCTTTTGGCGGGGGCCTTCGTTTCCGCTTCTCTGATCAGCTAAGTATAGCACCTGAATTGCTCTATCACATCACATCCAGTGATTATTTAGATAATATTGGACCACGCCTAATTCCAGGGAATGACAAAGATCATTATGGCGTAGCTATTGTACGTGTAATGTATACACCTACCAAAAAGGAAAATATCTTCTCCCGTAAAGCTCAGCAAGGCAAGTAA